In Zingiber officinale cultivar Zhangliang chromosome 3A, Zo_v1.1, whole genome shotgun sequence, the DNA window CTCGTCCGTGCCCAGCGATCCCCTGCTCAGGGACGAGCTCGACATCGTGATTCCGACGGCCCGGAACCTGGATTTCCTGGAGGCGTGGCGCCCCTTTTTCCAGCCCTACCACCTCATCATCGTTCAGGACGGCAACTCGAAGAATACGATCTCGGTGCCCGGCGGATTCGACTACGAGCTCTACGACCGAAATGACATCGACCGCATCCTCGGCCCTAGGGCAGCCCGGATCTCCTTCAAGGACTCTGCCTGTCGCTGCTTCGGCTACCTCGTTTCCAAGAAGAAGTACATCTTCACCGTCGATGACGACTGCTTTGTGTGTTCCCTtctctctttttatttatttaccatGTTCTGGATGTCAGAATTCGATCATGCTCCGATGCTGGGGAACTCGGGGGAATCGTTTTTATGCCTTGCCTTGTTTTGATTGCTATTAAGTTTATAGATTTTAGTTTCTTTCGCCTTTTAACGTTGCCGGATTAGGATTGGATCTTTAAGGAAGATAaatctttcttctctttttttgtgATTAGCTTGCCCAACTGTCAACTTTTTGTAAAATTGTTGCTCCTACAAATCTTCTTGTTTCCTACTGTTGTTCTTTTTGTCCCTCAATTTTAGAGAGGATGAAACTGTGGTTAGTTGTTGTTTAGACTCTACAATTATTGACAGATCCATCTTGTGGTGTTGACGGGAGGAGAATAAAGAGATGAAATGAGATTTGTAACTACATTCTTTCATTACTGAAACTTGGATCTGGCGCTTTAGACCCCTTGGCACCTTAACTCTCCACTTTTCCCTGAGATAATTGTATCCGTATATATGCATATCATTTAGATCTGGTTTTTGATCATGGAACATATCAAAGtagattttcttttcttattgcGTTGTCTTGTCATGTTCTTTGAGAATTGTATAATGTTTCATTGGAAAGGATTTATGTGCAAATAGCATTTATGTGAATCCAAGTGTAAATAATCAAGAGGATATTAACTGATTTCTTCAGATAAAACATTCTATTCTTGCATAAATTGTCAAAAACTTCGTTGCATGGCTGATCCCCTCTAACATAAACACACCTTCCAACTCCTCTAATAGTTCAAGGCTAGCAAAAATACTTTTGATTCACTAGGTTTCTTGTTCAAAATTGAGTAACTAAAACATGGCTTGAATCCCCATTCTTATTGCAAATGATATGTGGACTTTAATTGTTTTCCTTTTCAAACTTTTGAAGAACCTTTGTTGAGTAATTGAAGGATTTCCTTACACAAATATCAGAGGCATGTTTAATGCTACATTGTATAGTTCGTTGTGACCTATTCCAGGATCCTTGTTGTAAATGATGTTGGCCAGAACGTTAGtgtataaaaaattttgtatTCTCATTTTTCACTTAATTGGAAGGTTCCATCTGCACTTCCATTTCCTTTTTCTCacttgtatagttatttttgtatTGTATAATTACTTTGACGTAGTTCACTTATCATAATCTTCTTGCAGTTACTCATTCTTTTCCATGAATTCCATGACATGGCATGACCAATATTCTTTGTAAGTAAATTAGTCGCCAAAGCTGGATGTATAAATGTGGGGTAGTTGGATACCGTAACTTCACTTGGCTCAAGGACCGTCTGTAGTCAGCTTAAAGGGCGTTAGAAATATTAGCGTTTAACAATCCATTAAGCATAAGTCTGCAAGCTAGGTACGCTCTGTTTACATTATAGCATAATAGTGCCAAAATTGTATGATTGTTCAGAATATGGAGAGAACCTATTCTAACCTTTTGTCCTATGTTTTCTATGATGCTTCTCTTACTTACCAGTACTCTCTAGTAGAACTGAGCTCTTTTGAAAATGATTGTACTCCTTTTTTGCTGAAAAAGATTTCTTTTTGTTGAGTAGGTTGCCAAAGATCCCTCTGGCAAACAGATCAATGCGCTTGAGCAACACATCAGGAATCTCCTTACACCATCCACCCCATTTTTCTTCAACACCCTGTACGATCCTTACCGACTAGGTGCAGACTTTGTGCGGGGATACCCCTTCAGTCTACGGGAAGGTTCTCCAACTGCTGTATCTCATGGATTATGGCTCAACGTTCCAGACTATGATGCCCCCACCCAACTTGTCAAACCTAATGAAAGAAATACCAGGTGAAATATCCTTCTATGCAATGCTGGTGGATTTCAATGTTGAGAAGTATTTGAAATTATGAATTTTTGTATTGGACAAAGGTACGTTGATGCTGTACTAACAGTGCCAAAAGGTGCATTTTTCCCCATGTCTGGGATGAATCTGGCATTCAACCGGGAGCTCATTGGCCAGGCAATGTATTTTGGACTTACAGATGACAGCCAGCCAAATGTTCGATATGATGATATGTGGGCCGCATGGTGTGTCAAGGTGGGTATGCTACTTTTCCCATCCAATATCTTGCTCCTCGACATCTAGCGAAGCTCCCCTGAGATGCTTTCTTTATTTACCTTACTGACAAACAAGAAACCCAGTTCAAAACTTAAACTAGGAATTGATGTTGAAAATGACCTGGATGTGTTTTTAGGTGATCTGCGATCACATGGGATTTGGCGTCAAGACTGGCTTGCCCTATATCTGGAATAGCAAGGCCAGAACCCCACTTGTGAACCTTAGAAAGGAGCATGAGGGCATCTACTGGCAAGAAGATATTGTTCACTTCTTCCAATCTGTCACACTTTCAAAGACGTCCGTAACAGTTCAAGAATGCTACATTGAGCTCTCCCAGCAGGTCAGAGAGAAGCTCGGGAAGGTTGATGCTTACTTCATTAAGCTAGCTGATGCAATGATGACATGGATCGAGGCATGGAACGAACTGAATCCATCTGAAAACTAAAGACGCAGCCATTGCCTGAAAAACCATCTGTAAGGGCCCTCTTACTGCCTTTATTGTTAGCAGCGTTGTCCCAATTTTTTGTGACCTTGTCAAAGAACAACATTCAACTCGTCAGAAAGACCACATCATGTTTGAATAAATCATTATATCGCACAAATTATGAAATCATGCAATCTATTAATGAAGCAACTCAAGTAGCCTGGCTTTGTATTTGTTCAAAGataaatcatacataattctggTGTTCAAATTATAGTGGCATGAGATATTCAATGACAGTATTTCAATGAAGATGCGTAAGATCCACTACTACTGCAGTTTATTGTGCTTGTTGCAAGTGCCTAATGGTACACGTCCGTCCTGACTGTTTCCCAGTTTAAGGTCCCTGAGACAGGTAGGGTTTTGAGCTGTAAACCCCCATTGCGTAGTTCCGGAGCTCAAACAAGTCGGAGCTGGAGTCACTTCCTCCACCATCCTCCTCTTCTGTTTTCCCATGCCACTCTCCTTTTGCTACCAAAGCTTCTCCCTTCTCATAGCAGCACTTGTTGGACTTCTGGTCCCTTTCTCtactcttcctttgcttcttttttCTCGAAATCACTAGGTTGAAGAATGATCGAATGAAGTTAGCCAACTTACCATGTTGCCTGTCTCCTCTGTCCTTGGGTTTGCTCTCTGACTTCGTGAGCCGATGGAAGATCACCTCCATGGCTTCTCTGCTGGGCGGCGCATCCACGCTCCTCCTTTCTGCCACCCGCCGAGTTCTTTGAATACCAATAAGACTGGCCTCATTGACCTCGCCGGAGAAGTATAATGCTGCCTCGAAGACGTCGAGCTCGCCTGAGCCATTTCGACGACAAGACTTGGACATCCCTGACGACGACGACGCATACGTAGGCGTTGGAACTGCTATGTTTATTTATATACACGCCATGCACATTAACGGCGAAAATCACTAAGACTAACAACAATCGGAATGTGATACGTGGAGTTTTGGGATAAAGCAGGCGGATCTCAATTCATGCGGCGTCAGTGGCTCAGTGCTCGAGCGTGGCCTGGTGAGGAGCACAAAAGAAGTATTTGTCTAAGTGTTTGTGCAGGGATTCATCGCGACACCTGTCGTCTTATGCTCAGTTAAGAGTGCATTCGTTGGGTCTATAGATATAGGGATTGCTTATAAAGATGACTGTCTGCTCTTGACTGTTAAAATATGCATATATAACTCTAAAATATGGaagtttcaaataaaaaaaaaagtgagtTAGAAAAACTATTGTGTTAGGCGTCCAGCCCGAAGACGGGACTAGATGGAGTTCCTATGCTGAAACTTCTGTGGTGGAGCAATTAGAATATGCAAAAATGCAAAGTGAAGCTTGCTCATCCATTTTTCCATAGAAATAGCACGTAAAGATAGATATCAAGGATGAAAACCAAACAAAAGTTCTGCTTTTCAATTTAACAACTAAGATCCAGTGTCGACAATGACGATAAAAGCCCATGCAGCTAAACAGCAGGTGACCACTTAGGTGATGCAGTAGATGGTCTTAGAAAACCagtctaataataataataataataataatgctaATGCTTGTCAAACAGAGAATCATGGCAATGTGGTTCTAACCAATTGGTACGTTGCCATTGTTGAAGTCTCTATCTTGTTCTCGCGCCGCGCCCTATTCCTGAATGCCACCTTTGGTCTGCTTCCCTCAGTTTATGTTTGGACCGCTGCTTATGGCCAGTTGCATTTGATTCTTGCTGCTTGGCTTGAGGAGGAGCACCATGAGGCCCCAAATAGATTTTCTCAGTTTCTTTGGTTGTCTGTTTAAACCATATTATTTGgcctaatttgaattagataatAAATAGTATGATCTGCACCCTAAAGAAATCGCATAGAAGCTAGTAAAGCGATATAATAGCCATTTGTGCACTCACCGTCTCGTGAGGTATAGGTTCTGTTACTGCAGGCACATTTGTGTTGGCAAAATCTGAATCCTCGATAGTCAAGCTTGGGATAACAAATCCATCAGTATCTGTAACATAAATGCAACTAAAGTTGATTGAAATGTTGGAATGATGAATAAGAACGCAGCTCCTTCCTTTTTGACATCTAGTACTCTGTAAAACAAAGCAGAAAGAATATACAATACTACACTAATGTAATGTAGTAGTAGAAAAAGAGTGGAAAAAAGAAACATTGATACTTTTTTTTGGGTAGAAAATCAATAAGGGAGTTGTGTAGTAAAGTGATCACTAGATATAGAAGATGCTTAACTGAGCAAAATCTATGACGAAGACTTCCTCCGAGAACAACAGATATGGAGTCCAATACATGTTAAATATAACTGAAGAAAAAGATAGATAAGCTCTAAATTGTCCAAGATTTCACTGTCATGAAATGTGAATCATAAATTACAAATAAGCATTCTTCCTAAAGAAGCCTTTACTGTAAAAGCCAAATGGTGAGATCTTATAGATAATGATGAATTGAAAGTCAGTGCCACTTATCCAGATCCAAAAATACTAAGTTTTTTCAAGAATGGAATGCAGCTTACATGATCAACTAGTGTTCAGCTACTAATTTGAAGACAGAAGAGAATACCCGTGTTGCCAATAAAGAATCCTGGAATGGATTCAGTTATTTATCGAAATGTTCAGGTTGTACATTTGTCATCAGTCATCTTGCTCATCAATTTGAATGCACTTATAATAATCTGTTTGTACTTCACAGAGACTATCTTCTTCATTACAACTTTTTGCCATCTTAACTGCCATAGACTCCAAAATATATCTGCAACCCCACTGTTGCCTATTATTCTAAACAAGCAGCACTAATATTATGCTTGTGATATTTTGTTTGTTGCAGAATTGAactaccaagtaaaatcaactcTTATCAAAAGATTATAATTGACA includes these proteins:
- the LOC122053259 gene encoding UDP-arabinopyranose mutase 1-like; the encoded protein is MAAGSSSSVPSDPLLRDELDIVIPTARNLDFLEAWRPFFQPYHLIIVQDGNSKNTISVPGGFDYELYDRNDIDRILGPRAARISFKDSACRCFGYLVSKKKYIFTVDDDCFVAKDPSGKQINALEQHIRNLLTPSTPFFFNTLYDPYRLGADFVRGYPFSLREGSPTAVSHGLWLNVPDYDAPTQLVKPNERNTRYVDAVLTVPKGAFFPMSGMNLAFNRELIGQAMYFGLTDDSQPNVRYDDMWAAWCVKVICDHMGFGVKTGLPYIWNSKARTPLVNLRKEHEGIYWQEDIVHFFQSVTLSKTSVTVQECYIELSQQVREKLGKVDAYFIKLADAMMTWIEAWNELNPSEN
- the LOC122053261 gene encoding uncharacterized protein LOC122053261 isoform X2, which encodes MDPSLNRSAAEVEEDEWDTDGFVIPSLTIEDSDFANTNVPAVTEPIPHETTTKETEKIYLGPHGAPPQAKQQESNATGHKQRSKHKLREADQRWHSGIGRGARTR
- the LOC122053261 gene encoding uncharacterized protein LOC122053261 isoform X1, translating into MSGSTRCQKGRSCVLIHHSNISINFSCIYVTDTDGFVIPSLTIEDSDFANTNVPAVTEPIPHETTTKETEKIYLGPHGAPPQAKQQESNATGHKQRSKHKLREADQRWHSGIGRGARTR